The proteins below come from a single Streptococcus canis genomic window:
- the thrS gene encoding threonine--tRNA ligase translates to MIKITFPDGAVREFESGVTTFEIAESISKSLAKKALAGKFNGQLIDTTRAIKEDGSIEIVTPDHEDAYDVLRHSAAHLFAQAAKRLFPNLHLGVGPAIAEGFYYDTDNAEGQISNEDLPRIEAEMQKIVKENYPCIREEVTKEEALELFKDDPYKIELINEHAGAGLTVYRQGEFVDLCRGPHVPSTGRIQVFHLLNVAGAYWRGNSDNNMMQRVYGTAWFDKKDLKAYLTRLEEAKERDHRKLGKELDLFMISQEVGQGLPFWLPDGATIRRTLERYITDKELASGYQHVYTPPLASVELYKTSGHWEHYQEDMFPVMDMGDGEEFVLRPMNCPHHIQVYKNHVHSYRELPIRIAELGMMHRYEKSGALSGLQRVREMTLNDGHIFVTPEQIRDEFKRTLQLIIDVYEDFNLTDYRFRLSYRDPEDTHKYYDNDEMWENAQAMLKGAMDDMGVDYFEAEGEAAFYGPKLDIQVKTALGNEETLSTIQLDFLLPERFDLKYIGADGEEHRPVMIHRGVISTMERFTAILIETYKGAFPTWLAPHQVTVIPISNEAHIDYAWEVAKILRDRGVRADVDDRNEKMQYKIRASQTSKIPYQLIVGDKEMEEKSVNVRRYGSKATHTESVEEFVENILADIARKSRPDAQ, encoded by the coding sequence ATGATTAAGATTACTTTTCCAGATGGCGCCGTGCGTGAATTTGAATCTGGCGTAACAACGTTTGAGATTGCTGAGTCAATCAGTAAATCTTTGGCTAAAAAAGCTTTGGCTGGTAAATTCAATGGCCAACTGATTGACACAACTCGTGCCATTAAAGAAGATGGCAGCATTGAAATTGTAACACCTGATCACGAAGATGCTTATGATGTCCTTCGTCATTCAGCAGCCCACTTATTTGCCCAAGCTGCAAAACGTTTGTTCCCAAATCTGCATTTGGGTGTTGGCCCTGCCATTGCAGAAGGTTTTTACTACGATACAGATAATGCTGAAGGACAAATTTCAAACGAAGATTTGCCACGTATCGAAGCTGAAATGCAAAAAATCGTGAAAGAAAACTACCCATGTATCCGTGAAGAAGTAACCAAAGAAGAAGCTTTGGAACTGTTCAAAGACGATCCTTACAAGATAGAATTGATTAATGAACATGCTGGTGCTGGCTTGACCGTTTACCGTCAAGGTGAATTTGTGGATCTTTGCCGTGGCCCCCATGTGCCGTCAACAGGACGCATTCAAGTCTTTCATCTTCTAAACGTTGCTGGTGCATACTGGCGTGGTAACAGCGACAACAATATGATGCAACGTGTCTATGGGACTGCTTGGTTTGACAAAAAAGATCTCAAAGCTTACTTGACTCGTCTTGAAGAAGCGAAAGAACGTGATCACAGAAAACTTGGTAAAGAGCTTGATTTGTTTATGATTAGCCAAGAAGTTGGTCAAGGCTTGCCATTCTGGCTACCAGATGGAGCAACTATTCGTCGTACACTTGAACGCTATATCACAGACAAGGAATTGGCTTCAGGCTATCAACACGTTTACACACCACCGCTTGCTTCTGTGGAATTGTATAAGACATCAGGTCACTGGGAGCACTACCAAGAAGACATGTTTCCTGTGATGGACATGGGAGATGGGGAAGAATTTGTCCTTCGTCCAATGAACTGCCCACACCATATTCAAGTTTATAAAAATCATGTGCATTCTTATCGTGAGTTGCCTATTCGTATCGCTGAACTTGGAATGATGCACCGTTATGAAAAATCAGGTGCCCTATCTGGCTTGCAACGGGTACGTGAAATGACCTTGAATGATGGTCACATTTTCGTGACACCAGAACAAATTCGTGATGAATTTAAACGCACGCTTCAGTTGATTATTGACGTTTACGAAGATTTCAACTTGACCGATTACCGTTTTCGTTTGTCATACCGTGATCCAGAAGATACTCATAAATATTATGACAATGACGAAATGTGGGAAAATGCGCAAGCCATGCTAAAAGGTGCCATGGATGACATGGGGGTAGACTACTTTGAAGCAGAAGGTGAAGCAGCTTTCTATGGGCCAAAATTAGATATTCAAGTGAAAACAGCTCTTGGTAACGAAGAAACCCTATCAACCATTCAGTTGGACTTCTTGTTGCCAGAACGTTTTGACCTCAAATATATTGGTGCTGATGGTGAAGAACACCGTCCAGTCATGATTCACCGTGGGGTCATTTCAACCATGGAACGTTTCACTGCTATCTTGATTGAAACTTATAAGGGTGCTTTCCCAACTTGGTTAGCGCCACACCAAGTGACTGTGATTCCAATTTCAAATGAAGCCCACATTGACTATGCTTGGGAAGTGGCAAAAATCCTTCGTGACCGAGGTGTACGTGCAGATGTCGATGACCGTAACGAAAAAATGCAATACAAGATTCGTGCCTCTCAAACCAGCAAAATTCCTTATCAATTGATTGTTGGGGATAAAGAAATGGAAGAGAAATCAGTTAACGTTCGCCGCTATGGTAGCAAGGCAACTCATACTGAATCTGTGGAAGAATTTGTGGAAAACATCTTGGCAGACATTGCTCGCAAGTCACGTCCAGATGCACAATAA
- a CDS encoding glycosyltransferase family 4 protein, translating to MRVGLFTDTYFPQVSGVATSIRTLKEELEKEGHEVYIFTTTDREVKRFEDPTIIRLPSVPFVSFTDRRVVYRGLISSYKVAKQYDLDIIHTQTEFSLGLLGKMVGKALRIPVVHTYHTQYEDYVSYIANGKIIRPSMVKPLLRGYLKDLDGVICPSRIVLNLLEGYEVTIPKRVIPTGIPLEKYIRDDIKAEDVASLKEELGIAADETMLLSLSRISYEKNIQAIISQMPTVLAENTKIKLVIVGDGPYLETLKDLAIHLNVEQHVTFTGMVPHDRVAFYYKACDFFISASTSETQGLTYIESLASGKPIIAHGNPYLDDVITDKMFGTLYYAESELSDAIIDAILETPAMDSQLLEEKRYEISAQHFGKSIYTFYLDTLIARNNKETQKLSLYLNHSGKSSSLKLMRGAIRLPKRAVKATALTSAKVVKAPLKLVNAIKDFLD from the coding sequence ATGCGTGTAGGTCTATTTACAGATACCTATTTTCCACAAGTTTCTGGAGTTGCCACGAGCATTCGTACCTTAAAAGAAGAGCTTGAAAAAGAAGGCCACGAAGTTTATATTTTTACCACCACTGATAGGGAGGTCAAACGCTTTGAAGACCCAACGATTATTCGACTACCAAGCGTTCCTTTTGTATCTTTTACGGATAGGCGGGTAGTTTATCGAGGGTTGATTTCTTCTTATAAAGTTGCTAAGCAGTATGACCTTGATATTATTCATACCCAGACAGAATTTAGCCTCGGGTTATTAGGAAAAATGGTGGGCAAGGCCTTGCGAATTCCTGTTGTCCATACATATCATACTCAGTATGAAGACTATGTTAGCTATATTGCTAATGGTAAAATTATTCGACCAAGCATGGTCAAACCCCTTCTTAGGGGTTATTTAAAGGATTTGGATGGGGTTATTTGTCCAAGTAGAATTGTCCTCAACTTGCTGGAAGGTTACGAAGTAACTATCCCTAAGCGCGTTATCCCGACAGGCATTCCCTTGGAAAAATACATTCGTGATGATATTAAAGCAGAAGATGTTGCTAGTTTAAAAGAGGAATTGGGCATTGCTGCTGATGAAACCATGTTGTTGAGCTTATCACGGATTTCTTATGAAAAAAATATACAGGCGATCATTAGTCAAATGCCGACAGTCTTAGCTGAAAATACAAAGATAAAACTTGTCATTGTAGGAGATGGTCCATACTTAGAGACCTTAAAAGACTTGGCGATACACCTAAATGTTGAGCAGCATGTAACTTTTACAGGTATGGTTCCTCATGATAGAGTTGCCTTCTATTACAAAGCTTGTGATTTCTTCATCTCTGCCTCAACCAGTGAAACCCAAGGCTTGACCTATATCGAAAGTTTGGCTAGTGGAAAGCCTATTATTGCACATGGCAATCCTTACTTAGATGATGTGATTACAGACAAGATGTTTGGTACCCTTTATTATGCTGAATCAGAGTTAAGCGATGCTATTATTGATGCTATTTTAGAAACACCAGCTATGGACAGTCAATTATTAGAGGAAAAGCGTTATGAAATTTCTGCCCAGCATTTTGGTAAGTCCATTTACACCTTCTATTTAGATACTTTGATTGCTAGAAACAATAAGGAAACCCAAAAGCTGAGTCTTTACCTCAATCATTCTGGTAAAAGCAGTTCCTTGAAATTAATGCGAGGGGCCATTCGTCTACCTAAAAGAGCTGTTAAGGCGACAGCTCTGACCTCTGCGAAAGTGGTTAAGGCACCTCTCAAGTTGGTTAATGCTATCAAAGATTTTCTTGATTAA
- a CDS encoding glycosyltransferase family 4 protein gives MKVLLYLEAENYLRKSGIGRAIRHQAKALSLVGQDFTTDPSDHYDLVHLNTYGLKSWFLMTKAQKAGKKVIMHGHSTEEDFRNSFILSNLLSPLFKKYLCQFYNKADAIITPTRYSKSLIEHYGVKTPIFAVSNGIDLDQYGANPEKEAAFRRYFDIKEGEKVVMGAGLFFLRKGIDDFVKVAQAMPDVRFIWFGETNKWVIPAQVRHLVNGNHPKNLIFPGYIKGEVYEGAMTGADAFFFPSREETEGIVVLEALASRQHLVLRDIPVYNGWVDQNSAELATDLAGFIQALTKVLAGDSNKIDAGYKVAQSRRLETVGQALVDVYKKVMEL, from the coding sequence ATGAAAGTCCTATTGTATTTAGAAGCAGAAAATTATTTAAGAAAATCAGGAATTGGACGTGCTATCAGGCATCAAGCCAAGGCCTTGTCATTGGTTGGACAAGACTTTACCACTGACCCGAGTGACCATTATGACTTGGTTCATCTCAACACCTATGGCTTAAAGAGTTGGTTCTTAATGACTAAAGCTCAAAAAGCAGGTAAAAAAGTGATAATGCACGGTCACTCCACAGAAGAAGATTTCAGGAATTCCTTTATTTTGTCAAATCTCTTGTCTCCCTTGTTTAAAAAATACCTCTGCCAATTTTACAATAAGGCAGATGCGATTATTACCCCTACACGTTACTCTAAGTCCTTAATAGAGCATTACGGGGTAAAAACCCCTATTTTTGCAGTGTCTAATGGGATTGACTTAGATCAATATGGAGCAAATCCTGAAAAAGAAGCTGCTTTTCGTCGTTATTTTGATATTAAAGAAGGCGAAAAGGTAGTGATGGGAGCAGGATTGTTTTTCCTTAGAAAAGGAATTGATGACTTTGTCAAGGTTGCTCAAGCTATGCCAGATGTGCGTTTTATCTGGTTTGGGGAGACCAATAAATGGGTCATTCCTGCTCAAGTTCGTCACCTTGTAAACGGCAACCATCCTAAAAACCTTATTTTCCCAGGTTATATCAAAGGGGAAGTTTATGAGGGGGCTATGACGGGTGCCGATGCCTTTTTCTTCCCAAGTCGTGAAGAAACAGAAGGCATTGTTGTTTTAGAAGCCTTAGCTAGTCGTCAGCACCTTGTTTTACGTGATATCCCAGTTTACAATGGTTGGGTTGATCAAAATAGTGCTGAATTAGCAACTGATCTTGCAGGTTTTATCCAAGCTTTGACCAAAGTCTTAGCTGGTGACAGCAACAAAATTGACGCTGGTTACAAGGTTGCCCAAAGTCGGCGCCTAGAAACAGTTGGTCAAGCATTAGTAGATGTCTATAAAAAAGTAATGGAGTTATAA
- a CDS encoding alpha-amylase yields MANQLVMQAFEWYLPADGNHWKVLKESIPQLQTLGVSELWLPPAFKGTGINDVGYGVYDLFDLGEFEQNGTVVTKYGSKQEYLELIAALKEAAIKPIADIVLNHKANGDHKERFFVTKMNPQNRQEALTEPYEIEGWTGFDFPGRNGCYNDFKWHWYHFTGIDYDAKNNETGIYMITGDNKGWANNDLIDDENGNFDYLMYNDLDFKHPEVIQNLQDWVKWFIETTGIEGFRLDAVKHIDSYFIQTFINDIRAQIKPDLIVFGEYWKSDQESMEDYLEATNEQFALVDVSLHMSFFNASHQGKDFDLTRIFEGSLVASRPDLAITFVENHDTQRGQALESTVEDWFKPLAYGLILLRQEGKPCLFYGDYHGISGDFAQASFKEVLDKLTFLRKEAVYGQQVDYFDHANCIAWTCLGDDEHPHPLAVILSNGDEGWKHVAIGQDFVGQTFVDYLGHCQERLVVAEDGWLDIKVGAGSISAWLPEGTFS; encoded by the coding sequence ATGGCAAATCAATTGGTCATGCAAGCTTTTGAATGGTACCTTCCTGCAGATGGTAACCATTGGAAAGTATTGAAAGAAAGTATTCCACAATTACAGACTTTAGGAGTAAGCGAACTCTGGCTTCCTCCTGCTTTTAAAGGGACTGGTATTAATGATGTGGGGTATGGTGTTTATGATTTATTTGACCTAGGTGAATTTGAGCAAAATGGCACAGTGGTTACAAAATATGGTAGTAAACAAGAGTATCTCGAACTTATTGCAGCTTTGAAAGAAGCGGCAATCAAACCAATCGCAGATATTGTACTCAATCATAAGGCTAATGGCGATCATAAGGAACGTTTTTTTGTCACCAAAATGAATCCTCAAAATCGTCAGGAAGCTCTAACAGAACCTTATGAAATTGAAGGTTGGACTGGTTTTGATTTTCCGGGTCGAAATGGTTGCTATAATGATTTTAAATGGCATTGGTACCATTTCACAGGTATTGATTATGATGCCAAGAATAATGAAACTGGCATTTACATGATTACAGGTGACAATAAAGGGTGGGCTAACAATGACTTGATTGACGATGAAAATGGCAATTTTGATTACCTTATGTATAATGACTTGGATTTCAAACACCCAGAAGTGATTCAAAATTTACAGGATTGGGTTAAGTGGTTTATTGAGACAACTGGCATTGAAGGTTTTCGTCTAGATGCTGTTAAACATATTGATTCTTATTTTATTCAAACCTTCATCAATGATATTCGAGCACAAATAAAACCTGATCTCATTGTTTTTGGGGAGTATTGGAAATCAGACCAAGAGTCCATGGAAGACTACTTGGAAGCGACTAATGAACAGTTTGCCTTGGTAGATGTTAGTCTTCACATGTCTTTCTTTAACGCAAGTCATCAAGGAAAAGATTTTGATTTAACGCGTATCTTTGAAGGAAGTTTAGTGGCTAGTAGACCTGACTTAGCTATTACTTTTGTTGAAAATCATGACACGCAACGTGGGCAAGCATTGGAATCAACGGTTGAAGATTGGTTTAAACCTCTGGCCTATGGTTTAATTCTCTTGCGCCAAGAAGGCAAACCTTGTCTGTTTTATGGAGACTATCATGGTATCTCGGGGGACTTTGCTCAAGCTAGTTTTAAAGAAGTGTTGGACAAACTCACTTTCCTTAGGAAAGAAGCCGTTTATGGCCAACAGGTAGATTATTTTGATCATGCCAATTGTATCGCCTGGACCTGTCTAGGTGATGACGAACACCCGCATCCGCTTGCGGTTATTCTGTCAAATGGTGATGAAGGCTGGAAGCATGTGGCAATCGGTCAAGACTTTGTTGGTCAAACCTTTGTCGACTACTTGGGGCACTGCCAAGAAAGGCTTGTAGTGGCAGAAGACGGTTGGCTTGACATTAAAGTAGGAGCAGGCTCAATCTCAGCTTGGCTGCCAGAAGGAACATTCTCTTAG
- the ccpA gene encoding catabolite control protein A, translating to MNTDDTITIYDVAREAGVSMATVSRVVNGNKNVKENTRKKVLEVIDRLDYRPNAVARGLASKKTTTVGVVIPNIANSYFSILAKGIDDIAAMYKYNIVLASSDEDDDKEVNVVNTLFAKQVDGIIFMGHHLTEKIRAEFSRSRTPIVLAGTVDLDHQLPSVNIDYKAAVSNVVDILAENHMSIAFVSGPLIDDINGKVRLAGYKEGLKQNKLDFKEGLVFEANYSYKEGFELAQRVINSGATAAYVAEDELAAGLLNGLFEAGKRVPEDFEIITSNDSPVVQYTRPNLSSISQPVYDLGAVSMRMLTKIMNKEELEEKEILLNHGIKKRGTTRQG from the coding sequence ATGAATACAGATGATACCATCACGATTTACGATGTTGCCCGTGAAGCTGGTGTTTCAATGGCAACCGTTAGTCGTGTTGTTAATGGCAACAAAAACGTTAAGGAAAACACACGTAAGAAAGTTTTAGAAGTCATTGACCGCTTAGATTATCGTCCAAATGCTGTCGCGCGTGGACTTGCCAGCAAAAAAACAACAACAGTTGGTGTTGTGATTCCTAATATTGCAAACAGTTACTTTTCTATCTTAGCCAAAGGTATTGATGATATTGCCGCTATGTATAAATATAATATTGTGCTTGCCTCCAGTGATGAGGATGATGACAAGGAGGTTAACGTTGTTAACACTCTCTTTGCTAAGCAGGTGGACGGTATTATTTTTATGGGGCATCACTTGACTGAAAAGATTCGTGCGGAATTCTCACGTTCACGGACACCGATTGTTTTGGCAGGAACCGTAGACCTCGATCATCAACTACCAAGTGTTAATATTGACTATAAAGCAGCTGTCTCAAATGTGGTTGATATTTTAGCGGAAAACCATATGAGCATTGCTTTTGTATCTGGTCCTCTCATTGATGACATCAATGGCAAGGTACGCTTAGCGGGCTACAAAGAAGGTTTGAAGCAAAACAAACTAGATTTCAAAGAAGGGCTTGTTTTTGAAGCAAATTACTCTTATAAGGAAGGCTTTGAACTAGCACAACGCGTGATTAATTCAGGGGCAACAGCAGCTTATGTTGCTGAGGATGAATTGGCAGCAGGCCTTTTAAATGGCTTATTTGAAGCAGGTAAACGTGTGCCAGAAGACTTTGAAATCATCACAAGCAACGATTCGCCAGTGGTTCAATACACTCGTCCAAACTTGAGTTCTATCAGTCAACCCGTTTACGATTTGGGAGCTGTCAGCATGCGCATGTTGACTAAAATCATGAACAAAGAAGAATTGGAAGAAAAAGAAATTCTCTTGAACCACGGCATCAAAAAACGTGGTACAACCAGACAAGGTTAG
- a CDS encoding M24 family metallopeptidase has translation MTKLDQICLYLDQKGAELAIFSDPVTINYLTGFFCDPHERQLFLFVYQDLAPVLFVPALEVARASQAVDFPVFGYVDSENPWEKIKAVLPNTAAKTIYAEFDHLNVNKFHGLQTVFSGHFNNLTPYVQGMRLIKSADEIEKMMIAGQFADKAVQVGFDNISLDLTETDIIAQIEFEMKKQGINKMSFDTMVLTGNNAANPHGIPGTNNIENNALLLFDLGVETLGYTSDMTRTVAVGKPDQFKIDMYNLCLEAHQAAIDFIKPGVTAAQVDAAARQIIEKAGYGEYFNHRLGHGIGMDVHEFPSIMAGNDLVLEEGMCFSVEPGIYIPGKVGVRIEDCGHVTKNGFEVFTHTPKKLLYFEG, from the coding sequence ATGACAAAATTAGACCAAATATGTTTGTATCTTGACCAAAAGGGAGCTGAACTGGCTATTTTTTCAGATCCTGTGACCATCAATTACTTGACTGGATTCTTTTGTGACCCCCATGAAAGGCAATTATTCCTCTTTGTTTATCAAGATTTGGCTCCTGTACTTTTCGTACCTGCTCTTGAAGTAGCAAGAGCTAGTCAGGCTGTTGATTTCCCCGTTTTTGGTTATGTTGACTCTGAAAATCCTTGGGAAAAAATCAAAGCAGTTTTACCAAATACAGCGGCAAAAACCATTTATGCCGAATTTGATCACCTCAATGTCAACAAATTTCATGGCTTGCAAACAGTCTTTTCGGGACACTTTAACAATTTAACCCCTTATGTCCAAGGCATGCGCCTCATCAAATCGGCTGATGAAATTGAGAAAATGATGATTGCTGGGCAGTTCGCTGATAAGGCTGTTCAAGTTGGTTTTGACAACATTTCCTTGGACCTTACCGAAACAGACATCATCGCTCAAATTGAGTTTGAAATGAAAAAACAAGGCATTAACAAAATGAGCTTTGACACTATGGTCTTAACGGGTAATAATGCAGCCAATCCCCATGGTATTCCTGGAACGAATAACATTGAAAACAATGCCCTACTTCTCTTTGACTTAGGGGTTGAAACCTTGGGCTACACCAGTGATATGACCAGAACTGTGGCCGTTGGTAAGCCTGATCAATTTAAAATTGACATGTACAATCTCTGCCTAGAAGCACATCAAGCAGCTATTGACTTTATCAAACCAGGTGTTACAGCAGCTCAAGTGGATGCTGCCGCTCGTCAAATTATTGAAAAAGCTGGTTACGGTGAGTACTTCAACCACCGTTTGGGGCATGGTATTGGTATGGATGTGCATGAATTTCCGTCTATCATGGCTGGCAATGACTTGGTGCTTGAAGAAGGCATGTGCTTCTCTGTTGAACCTGGTATTTACATTCCAGGTAAGGTCGGCGTGCGCATCGAAGATTGTGGCCATGTCACTAAAAATGGCTTTGAAGTCTTTACCCATACTCCAAAAAAATTACTTTATTTTGAAGGCTAA
- a CDS encoding NAD(P)H-dependent oxidoreductase has protein sequence MNQTIHHQLQQALHFRTAVRVYKEEKISDEDLTLILDAAWLSPSSVGLEGWRFVVLDNKPIKEEIKPFAWGAQYQLETASHFILLIAEKNARYDSPAMKNSLLRRGIQEGEGLESRLKLYESFQKEDMDMADNPRALFDWTAKQTYIALGNMMMTAAFLGIDSCPIEGFHYDKVNHILAKHNVIDLEKEGIASMLSLGYRLRDPKHAQVRKPREEVISVVE, from the coding sequence ATGAACCAAACCATTCATCACCAATTACAACAAGCGCTACACTTTAGAACAGCCGTTCGTGTTTATAAGGAAGAAAAGATTTCTGATGAGGATTTGACCCTCATTCTTGATGCCGCTTGGTTAAGCCCTTCTTCTGTTGGCTTAGAAGGCTGGCGCTTTGTCGTTTTAGACAACAAGCCTATTAAAGAAGAAATCAAGCCCTTTGCCTGGGGTGCCCAGTATCAACTGGAAACAGCCAGCCACTTTATCCTTTTAATTGCTGAAAAAAATGCAAGATATGATAGCCCTGCTATGAAAAACAGCCTCTTACGCCGTGGTATCCAAGAGGGAGAAGGGCTTGAAAGTCGTTTAAAACTTTACGAGTCATTCCAAAAAGAGGATATGGATATGGCAGATAATCCTCGGGCGCTCTTTGATTGGACTGCCAAGCAGACCTATATCGCTCTTGGCAATATGATGATGACAGCTGCCTTTCTAGGAATCGATTCCTGTCCTATTGAAGGGTTTCATTATGATAAGGTCAATCATATTCTAGCCAAGCACAATGTGATTGATTTAGAAAAAGAAGGCATTGCTAGCATGTTATCACTGGGGTATCGCCTACGAGATCCTAAACATGCTCAAGTTCGTAAACCTCGTGAAGAAGTGATTTCAGTAGTTGAATAA
- the gloA gene encoding lactoylglutathione lyase has product MKALHTCIRVKDLDKSVDFYTKAFPFKETRRRDFPDSQFTLVYLALEGESYELELTYNYGHGDYDLGNGYGHIALGSENFEADHDKHRQAGFPVTDIKGLTDKSARYYFIQDPDGYKIEVIDLNN; this is encoded by the coding sequence ATGAAAGCATTACACACCTGTATCCGCGTCAAAGATCTCGACAAATCAGTTGATTTTTACACCAAGGCTTTCCCCTTTAAGGAAACCCGTCGTAGAGACTTCCCAGATAGTCAATTCACTCTCGTTTATTTGGCTTTAGAGGGAGAAAGCTATGAGTTAGAATTGACCTACAATTATGGTCACGGTGACTACGACTTAGGAAATGGTTATGGTCATATCGCCCTTGGCTCTGAAAACTTTGAAGCAGACCATGACAAGCATCGTCAAGCAGGTTTCCCTGTGACTGATATTAAAGGACTGACTGATAAATCTGCTCGCTACTACTTCATTCAAGATCCAGACGGCTACAAAATTGAAGTGATTGATTTAAACAACTAA
- a CDS encoding glycosyltransferase family 2 protein — protein MTLLSIIVPCFNEEKTIFPYFEEMRQLETSMTNQLAFEYIFVDDGSKDSTLDILRDLAARFPNVHYLSFSRHFGKEAGLLAGLEEAKGNFITVMDVDLQDPPELLPLMYAKLKEGYDVVGTRRQNRQGEPLIRSACSNLFYKLVNRLSDTEIVNGVRDYRLMTRQVVDSILELGEVNRFSKGIFSWVGYRTTYISFDNRQRQHGKSKWNFWSLLHYSLDGFINFSEMPLTIAIWTGTFSFLISILAILFIIIRKLLFGDPVSGWASTVSIILFMGGIQIFCMGIIGKYISKIFLETKKRPVYIIKEKQ, from the coding sequence ATGACACTATTATCCATCATTGTCCCCTGTTTCAATGAAGAAAAAACCATTTTCCCTTATTTTGAAGAGATGCGGCAACTAGAAACATCAATGACTAATCAACTTGCTTTTGAATACATTTTCGTTGATGATGGCTCTAAGGATAGCACCTTGGATATTCTGCGTGACTTAGCTGCTCGCTTTCCAAATGTGCATTACCTGTCTTTTTCACGCCATTTTGGCAAGGAAGCTGGGCTCTTAGCGGGACTAGAAGAAGCCAAAGGCAATTTCATCACCGTCATGGATGTTGATTTGCAAGATCCTCCTGAACTTTTGCCGCTCATGTATGCAAAGCTAAAGGAAGGTTATGATGTGGTAGGTACCAGACGTCAAAATAGGCAGGGGGAACCCCTGATTCGTTCGGCTTGTTCCAATTTATTTTATAAGCTTGTCAATCGCTTGTCAGACACCGAAATTGTCAATGGAGTGCGGGATTATCGGTTAATGACCAGACAGGTTGTCGATAGCATTCTTGAACTTGGAGAGGTTAATCGCTTTTCAAAAGGTATCTTTTCTTGGGTAGGATATCGCACGACCTATATTAGTTTTGATAATCGCCAGCGGCAGCATGGCAAAAGTAAGTGGAATTTTTGGAGTCTACTTCACTATTCCTTGGATGGCTTTATCAACTTTTCAGAAATGCCTCTGACCATTGCTATCTGGACAGGAACTTTTAGCTTTTTAATTTCAATTCTAGCTATCTTATTTATCATCATTAGAAAATTACTCTTTGGTGACCCTGTATCTGGTTGGGCTAGCACCGTCTCTATCATTTTATTTATGGGAGGCATTCAGATTTTTTGCATGGGCATTATCGGGAAATACATCTCAAAAATATTCCTTGAAACCAAAAAAAGACCTGTCTATATCATCAAAGAAAAACAATAA
- the smpB gene encoding SsrA-binding protein SmpB, whose product MAKGEGQLLAQNKKARHDYHIVETIEAGIVLTGTEIKSVRAARIQLKDGFAQIKNGEAWLVNVHIAPFEQGNIWNTDPERTRKLLLKKREITHLANELKGTGMTLVPLKVYLKDGFAKVLVGLAKGKHDYDKRESIKRREQDRDIKRVMKSVNHR is encoded by the coding sequence ATGGCAAAAGGTGAAGGCCAGTTACTAGCACAAAATAAAAAAGCTAGGCATGATTATCACATTGTTGAAACCATTGAAGCAGGTATTGTCTTAACAGGGACAGAAATTAAAAGTGTTCGTGCAGCCCGTATTCAACTGAAGGATGGCTTTGCTCAAATCAAAAATGGGGAAGCTTGGCTCGTTAATGTCCATATTGCTCCATTTGAGCAAGGTAATATCTGGAATACTGACCCTGAACGTACACGGAAACTTTTGCTCAAAAAACGTGAGATTACGCATCTGGCAAATGAACTCAAAGGGACTGGAATGACCTTGGTTCCTCTCAAAGTTTACCTTAAGGACGGCTTCGCCAAGGTGTTGGTTGGGCTAGCTAAAGGGAAACACGATTATGATAAACGCGAAAGCATTAAACGCCGTGAGCAGGATCGTGATATTAAACGCGTTATGAAAAGTGTGAATCATCGCTAA